The genomic region ACCACCGGCTCGGACAACCGGGTGGTGCGCATCGCCAAGGGCGACGGCCCCAAGCCGGTGCTCACCGGCATCCCGCGCGGCGGCCGCAACAACGGCGGCGCGCTGGCCAGGGACCGCACCGGGGCGCTGCTGGTGGCCACCGGCAACGCGGGCAACGGCGGCGCGGCGGGCGATCCGAACTCCCTGGCCGGGAAGCTCCTGCGGATCAGCACCTCCGGCAAGCCCGCCGACGGCAACCCCAACGCCGGCAGCACGGTGGTGGCCACCGGCCTGACCAGCCCCGGCGGCATCTGCAGCACCACCGACCACCGCACCACCTGGGTCACCGACCGCGCCGACAAGCAGGACGTGGTCTACAAGTTCGCCCTGGGCAAGCCCCTCGGCACCCCGGCCTGGACCTGGCCGGACCGCCCCGGCGTAGCGGGCTGCGCCGCCTACAGCGACCGCCTGTCAGTCGCGCTGACCACCGGCGCGGGCATGTTCAACCTGGCCGTGAGCAACACCGGCGCCTTCACCGGCCGCCCGGAAACCACCCTGAAGGGCACCTACGGCCAACTCGGCGGCGTGGACCTGGGCCCGGACGGCAACGCCTGGGTGGGCACGCTGAACAAGGCCGGCGGCAAGCCGGTGAGCAGCGACGACCGGGTGTTCGTGCTGCCGCCGCAGGGCGGCGGGACGGGCGGGAACGACTAGCCGGACCTGAACGAGCCGCGGCCCCCGGGAGAGGTTTTCCCGGGGGCCGCGGTGTTGCCGGGGTTGCCGCTCGCGGCGGCCGCGCGCGGTGAGGTGCTGCCGGGCGGCGGGCAGGGCCGAGTGCCGGGCCAGGAGACCTGGGTCGGGTGCCGGGCGCTGCGGCAGCGGGCAGCGGGCAGCGGGCAGCGGGCAGCGGGCAGCGGGCAGCGGGCAGCGGGCAGCGGGCAGCGGGCAGCGGTGAGTATGACGCGGCCCGTGCCGCCCGGGAAGTTGTCCGGGCGGCACGGGCCGCGGTGCCGGCGTTGTCGCTGGTGGCGTTACTGGCCGCAGCGTTCCAGGACCAGTTCGCGGACGCGTTTGGCGTCGGCTTGGCCCTTGGTGGCCTTCATGACCGCGCCGACCACGGCGCCGGCCGCGGCGACCTTGCCGGAGCGGATCTTCTCGGCGATGTCGGGCTGGGCGGCCAGGGCCTCGTCGACCGCGGCGAGCAGGGCCGAGTCGTCGGAGACCACGACCAGGCCGCGGGCCTCGACCACGGTGTCCGGCTCGCCCTCGCCTGCCAGCACGCCGTCGACGACCTGGCGGGCCAGCTTGTTGGTCAGCTTGCCCTCGGCGACCAGGGCGATCACCCTGGCCAGCTGGGCTGGGGTGATGGCCAGGTCAGCGAGGTCGACGCCCTGGGTGTTGGCCTGCTGGGACAGGTAGGCCACCCACCAGGAGCGGGCCTCGTCCGGGGCGGCTCCCGCTTCGACGGTGGCCGCGACCAGTTCGAGTGCGCCCGCGTTGACCAGGTCGCGCAGTTCCGGGTCGGAGAGCTTCCACTCGGCCTGGATCCGCTTGCGGCGCTGCCAGGGCAGCTCGGGCAGGGTCTGCGCGAGCTCGGCCACCCACTCGCGGGACGGGGCGATCGGCACCAGGTCGGGCTCCGGGAAGTACCGGTAGTCCTCGCTGGTCTCCTTGCGCCGTCCCGGCCGGGTGCTGCCGGTGGACTCGTCGAAGTGCCTGGTCTCCTGGACGACCTCGCCGCCGCTGGTCAGCACCGCGGCGTGCCTGCGCATCTCGAAGTGCACGGCCCGCTCGACGCTGCGCAGCGAGTTGACGTTCTTGGTCTCCGAGCGGGTGCCGAGCACGCTGCTGCCCTTGGGCATCAGCGAGACGTTCGCGTCGCAGCGCAGCGAGCCCTGGTCCATCCGCACGTCCGAGACGTCCAGCGCCTTGAGCAGGTCGCGCAGCGCGCTGACGTAGGCGCGGGCCACCTCGGGCGCGCGTTCGCCGGTGCCGTGGATCGTCTTGGTGACGATCTCGATCAGCGGCACGCCCGCCCGGTTGTAGTCCAGCAGGGAAAACTCGGCGCCGTGGATGCGCCCGGTCGCGCCGCCCACGTGCAGCGACTTGCCGGTGTCCTCCTCCATGTGCGCGCGCTCGATCTCCACCCGGAAGATCTCACCGTCGTCGAGCACCACGTCCAGGTAGCCGTTGAAGGCGATTGGCTCGTCGTACTGCGAGGTCTGGAAGTTCTTCGGCATGTCAGGGTAGAAGTAGTTCTTCCGCGCGAACCGGCACCACTCCGCGATCTCGCAGTTGAGCGCGAGACCGATCCGGATGGCCGACTCGACCGCCTTGCCGTTGACCACCGGCAGCGCGCCGGGCAGGCCGAGGCAGGTCGGGCAGACCTGGGTGTTCGGGTCGGCCCCGAACTGTGTCGGGCAGCCGCAGAACATCTTGGTGTTGGTGTGCAGCTCGACGTGCACCTCCAGCCCCAGCACCGGGTCGAAGCGCTCGACCACGTCGGAGTAGGGCAGCAGTTCTGCCGTGACGTCAGTCGTCATCGCCGTCGTCCTCCCAGTCGGACAGGATGTCCCGCTTGAGCAGCTCGGACTGGAGCACCATCGTGCCGAGCAGTTCCTCGTCGTTGATCCCGGCGGTGCGCCGGGTGCACCAGGTGGGCGTGCCACTGGCGTCCAGGCACTTCACCACCGCGAGTGCCTCGATCGGGGTCCAGCCGTCGGGCAGCGGGAACAGTTCGAGTCCCCGCAGCACCTGGCCGACCGATTGGCGGGTGTCCTCCCGCTCGCTGCGTTCGCTCACCGCACGCCCGCCGCGAGGTCCGGCACCCGGTGGATCTGCGCACCGCCCTCGGCGTCGTTGCGCGCGACCTCGTAGGCCGCGGCCACCCGGTACATCCGCTCGTCGGCCAGCGCGGGCGCCATGATCTGCAGCCCGACCGGCAGCCCGTCCTCGTCGGAGAGGCCGCTGGGCACGCTCATCGCCGCGTTGCCCGCCAGGTTGGCCGGGATGGTGCACAGGTCGGCCAGGTACATCGCCATCGGGTCGGCGGTGCGCTCGCCGAGCCGGAACGCCGTGGTCGGCGTGGTCGGCGAGATCAGCACGTCGACCTGCTCGAACGCGCTGGTGAAGTCGCGCGAGATGAGCGTGCGGACCTTCTGCGCCGAGCCGTAGTAGGCGTCGTAGTACCCGGCGGAGAGCGCGTAGGTGCCCAGGATCACCCGGCGCTTGACCTCGGGGCCGAAGCCGGCCTCGCGGGTGAGCGACATGACCTGCTCGGCGTCCAGCGCCGGGTCCTCGCCGCCGACCCGCAGGCCGTAGCGCATGGCGTCGAAGCGGGCCAGGTTGGAGGAGCACTCGCTCGGCGCGATCAGGTAGTAGGCCGGCAGCGCGTAGGTGAAGTTCGGGCAGGAGACCTCCACGACCTCCGCGCCCAGCTTCTCCAGGGCGGCCACCGCGGCCTCGAAGGAGCGCAGCACGCCGGGCTGGTAGCCGTCGCCGCTGAACTCGCTGACCACGCCGATGCGCAGGCCGCTGAGGTCGCCCGTCGCGCCCTGGCGGGCGGCCGCGACCACCGGCGGGACCGGCACGTTCAGCGAGGTGGAGTCGAGCGGGTCGTGCCCGGCGATGACCTCGTGCAGCAGCGCCGCGTCCAGCACGGTGCGGGCGCAGGGCCCGGCCTGGTCCAGCGAGGAGGAGAAGGCGACCAGGCCGTAGCGGGACACGCCGCCGTAGGTGGGCTTGACGCCGACGGTGCCGGTGACCGCGCCGGGCTGGCGGATCGAGCCGCCGGTGTCGGTGCCGATGGCCAGCGGAGCCTCGAAGGCGGCCAGCGCGGCCGAGGAGCCGCCGCCGGAGCCGCCGGGGATGCGGTCGAGGTCCCATGGGTTGTGCGTGGGGCCGTAGGCGGAGTTCTCGGTGGAGGAGCCCATCGCGAACTCGTCCATGTTGGTCTTGCCGAGGATGACCACGCCCGCCTCGCGCAGCCGCCGGGTGACGGTGGCGTCGTAGGGCGGGATCCAGCCCTCCAGCATCTTGGAGCCGCAGGTGGTGGGCACGCCCTTGATGGTGAGCACGTCCTTGAGCGCCAGCGGCACCCCGGCCAGCGGCGAGGCGGGGGTCTCACCGGCGGCGATGGACTTGTCCACGGCCTCGGCGGCGGCCAGCGCGCCCTCGGTGTCCACGTGCAGGAAGGCGTGCACGGCACCGTCGACCGCGGCCACGCGGTCCAGGTGCGCCTGGGCGACCTCCACCGCGGAGACCTCACGCGAGTGGATCTTGCCGGCCAGTTCGGCCGCGGTGAGCCTGGTCAGGTCGGTCATGTCAGGCCTCCCCGAGGATGCGCGGCACGCGGAACCGGCCGTCCTCGGCCGCGGGCGCCGCGGCGAGCGCGTCCTCCCTGGGCAGCGAGGGGGTGATCTCGTCGGCGCGGAAGACGTTGGTCAGCGGCACGGAGTGCGAGGTCGGCGGGACGTCCTCGGCGGCTACCTCGCCGACCTTGGCCACCGCCTGGATGATGCCGTCCAACTGGCCGGCGAACAGGTCCAGTTCGGCATCGGTGACGGCGAGCCTGGCCAGCCTGGCCAGGTGCGCTACCTCGTCGCGCGAGATGGTGGGCACTGGTGGACTCCCTGAAAGTTGCTGCCCGGATGCGGGGCTTCGTTGCGGGCTGAGTCTATGGCGCGGGCCGTCACGGCCCCGAACGGGTTGTTGGTCTGGTCGTCACGCTGTGGATAACTGGACGGGTTCTCTCGACATGTGGACGGCGGAGTCGGTGTTGTCGGCCGGGTCTGCGACAATCGGCGGCCGTGTCCTTCCTGATCCGCGTGCAGCTTCCCGACCGTCCCGGCACCCTGGGGGCGGTCGCGTCGGCGCTCGGTGAGATCGGGGCCGACATCCTGAGCGTGGACGTGGTCGAACGCGGGGTCGGCGTGGCCATCGACGACCTGGTGGTGGAGCTGCCCTCGGGCCGGCTGCCGGACGTGCTGATCACCGCGGCCGAGTCGGTCGAGGGCGTCGAGGTGGACGCGGTCCGGCCCTACGCCGGCATCCTCAACACCCACCGCGAGCTGGAGCTGGTGGAGGAGATCGCCGCCGAGCCGCGCAAGGGTCTTGAGGTCTTCACCGAGGGCGTGCCGCGGATCATCCGGGCCGGCTGGGCCGTGGTGGTCGGCAACAACGGCGACGGCCCGTACCGGCTGGCCGCCAGCAGCGCGGCCCCGGAGACCAAGGCGATCGACCTGCCCTGGCTGCCGCTGGCCAAGGCGACCATCCTGGACGGCGAGGAGCCGTGGGTGCCCGAGACCTGGCAGGAGCTGGGCACCGAGCTGGCGGCCACCCCGCTGGGCAACCCGGACCGGGTGCTGCTGGTGGGGCGGCCGGGCGGGCCGATGTTCCGGGCGGCCGAGGTGGCGCGGCTGGCGCACCTGGCCGGGATCGTCGCGGTGGTCCTGCCCGACTAGCGCGGCGAGCGAGGTTCCGCGTCTGCCGGATTGCAGACGCGGCGGACCGGTCCTCAGCGCGAGCCTGGGCCGGTGACCAAGACCCTTCGCCTGCTCGCGGTCGCGGCCGGCGCGGCCGTGGCCGTCCTGCACGCCCCGCCCGCGACCGCCGCACCCGCGCTGACCTGGCGGGACTGCGGCTCCGGCCTCCAGTGCGCCGAGCTGTCCGTGCCCACCGACCACGCCAACCCGCGCGGGTCCCGCTTCGACCTCGCGCTGGCCCGCTACCCCGCCAGGGACCCGGCCACCCGCCTCGGCTCCATCGTGGTCAACCCCGGCGGGCCGGGGGCCTACCTGCACCTGTTGCCGCAGCTGGGCGGGCAGTTCGCGGACCTGACGCAGTGGTTCGACGTGGTGCTGTTCGACCCGCGCGGGATGGGGCGCAGCGCCGGGATCACCTGCCCGACCGGCGCGCCGATCCCGCTGGAGTGGACCTTCCCGGACGAGGCCGCCTACCGCGCGCACGTGGCGCGCAGCCGGGAGTTCGGCGCGGGCTGCGCCACGGCCGCAGGGCCGCTGGCCGGGAAGCTGGACAGCTGGCAGGTGGCGCACGACCTGGACGCGATCAGGGCCGCGCTCGGCGAGTCCAAGCTGCGATACCTGGGCAACTCCTACGGCACCGTGTTCGGCCAGGCCTACCTGTCCCTGTTCCCGCACCGGTCCGGGCGGTTCTTCCTGGACAGCGTGTACGACCACACCAACCGCTCGCAGCGGGACTGGGCGGCCTCCCGGGCCGAGGTGGCCGAGCGGAACCTGCACCGCTTCGGCGACTGGTGCGCGCGCACGCCGGACTGCGCGCTGCACGGGCGCGACCTGGTCAAGGTGTGGACGGACCTGGTGGCGCGGGCCGAGAGGCAGCCGATCCCGGCGCCGGATGCGAAGTTCGGCGGGCCGGGCACGGCCTCGCGGATCGTCTCCAGCACGCACTCGGACTTCGAGCGGGACTGGCCGCGACTGGCCCAGGCGATCGCCGAGGCGGACGCCGGTGATGCCAGCAAGCTGGTCGGCGTACCCGCGATCCCGGTGGAGACCGACGTGAACCGGCAGATCAACTGCGCCGACTTCCCCTACGCCACCGACTACCGCGAGGTGAGCCGGATCGTGGCCGGGATCAGGGCCACCGTGGCTCCGCTGCTGGGCTGGCGGCACACCTGGGTCAACGTGCTCAAGTGCGCCGGGCTGCCCGAGGTCACACCCTTTGCCCCGCAACCGATCCCGCCCGCGCACCGGCCGCCGTCGCTGCTCGCCGACGGCATCCACGACTCGGTGACCACGGTGGACTACGGGCGGCGGGTGACCGCGCAACTGCCCGGTTCCCGGCACATCGCGGTGGTGGGCGGGCACGCCAACTACCTCTACGCGGGCAACCGCTGCCTGCGCGGGCACGTGCACCGCTACCTCACCACCGGCGCGCTGCCGCCGGCTGGCCTGACCTGTCCGGCGAACACCTGAAGACTGGCCGCATGAACGACGCCACGCTGGCCGGCATCGCCTTCCTCGCCCTGCTGGGCGGGGTGCTGCTGGAACGCGGCGAGCTGTCCTGGCCGCCGGTGCTGCTCAGCCTGGCGCTGAGCCTGCCGCTGACGCTGCGCCGCCGGTACCCCGTCGCGGTGGCGGTGGCCTGCGCGGCGGTGGCCTTCGTCGGCACCGGGTTGCCCGGCTGGTCGGGGCGCACGGTGGCCGCGGCCGCGTTCTGCTCGGCGGTCTACCACCGCGGCGAGAAGTTCGGGCCGGTGGTGGCGCTGTCGGTGGGCTGGACGGTGCTCTACGGGCTCAGCGCGCCGGCGCCGCCCAGCACACCGGTGCTCACCGAGGCGGTGCTGCTGGGCCTGGCGCCGGTCGCGGCCGGGGTGGCGCTGCGGCTGCACCGGGAGCGGGTGCGCTCGGCGGTCGCGCTGCGGCAGGCGGAGCTGGCCAGGGTGGTGGCGGACGAGCGGCTGCGCATCGCCAGGGACGTGCACGACGCGGTCGGCCACCACCTGACCGCGATCCGGTTGCAGGCCATGGCGGCCCGGCGGGTGCCCGAGGCGGCGCCCGCCGCGCTGGCGCTGATCACCGACCTGTCCGCCACCGCGCTGACCGAGACCAGGGGCCTGCTGGCCGAGCTGCGCGAGGATCCAGGGCTGGACCAGGTGACCGAGCTGGCCGCCCGGCTGGCCAGGAGCGGACCGCGGATCACCGTGCGGGGCTTGGAGATCGGGGTGCCGGAGCTGGTGGGGCGGCACGCCTACCGGATCGTGCAGGAGGCGCTGACCAACGTGCTGCGGCACTCCGCGGCCACGGAGGTCGAGGTGGAGCTGCGCCGGACGGGGACGGAGCTGGTGATCACGGTGTGCGACAACGGCCGGAGCGTTGGTGAGCCCCGGCCCGGCCACGGTCTGCGCGGGCTGGCCGAGCGGGCCGCGCTGCTCGGCGGCACCTGCACCGCCGGGCCGGCCGGTGACGGCTGGCTGGTGCGGGCCGTGCTGCCCTGGGAGCCGCGATGATCCGGGTGCTGCTGGCCGACGACCAGCAGCCGGTGCGCGCGGCACTGCGCCTGTTGCTGGACGCCGAGCCCGACATCGAGGTGGTCGGCGAGGCGGCCAACGGCGCGGAGGCGGTGCACCTGACCCGCTGGCGGCGGCCGGACGTGGTGCTGATGGACATCCGGATGCCGCACCAGGACGGCCTGGCCGCGATCGAGGAACTGGCCGGGACCCCGGCGCGCATCCTGGTGCTGACCACCTTCGACCTGGACGACTACCTCTACCGCGCGCTGCGTGCCGGTGCGGCCGGGTTTCTGTTGAAGGACAACGATCCCGAGCTGCTGACCACGGCGATCCGGGCGGTGCACGGCGGGCACGGGCTGATCGATCCCAAGGTCACCAGCGGGCTGATCCGGCGCTTCGCCGAGCTGGCCCCCGCGCCGCCGGGCCCGGAGCTGGCCGCGCTGACCGACCGGGAGCGGGAGGTGCTGCGGGCGCTGGCCCGCGGGCTCAGCAACGCCGAGATCGCGGCCGAGCTGGCGGTGGGCGAGGGCACGGTGAAGACCCACGTGGCCAGGGTGCTGGCCAAGCTCGGGCTGCGCACCAGGGTGCACGCGGTGATCTACGCGCACGAGCACGACCTGGGCTAGAACTCTGCCGCGTGGTCAGCCACCCACTGCCGGAAGCTGCGCGCGGGCGAACCGGTCACGGTCGCCACGGTGTCGGTGATCTCGGGGCTGGGCTGGCTCGACATCGCGGCGTAGGCGTCCAGCAAAACGTCCACAAAGGACAGTGGCAGGCCGTCGGCGAGCAGCTGCCGCCGGGCGGTCACCCGGTCCAGCTCGACCCAGCGCAGCGGGCGGCCGAGCACCTCGCCGATGATCCGCACCTGCTCGGCCTGGCTGAGCACCTCGGGACCGGTCAGCCGGTACACCTGGCCGTGGTGGCCCTCGCCGGTGAGCGCGCGCACCGCCACCGCCGCGATGTCCGCCTCGTGCAGCATGGCCAGGCCCAGCCCGCCGTACGCGCCACGCACCTGCTCCCCCGCCCTGATCTGCCCGGTCCACCACCGGGCGTTGACCGCGAACGTGCTGGCCCGGATGACCGTCCACTCCAGACCCGACCGCCGGATCAGCTCCTCCTGCGCGTCCATGCTGAGGTCGCCGACCGCGCCGGAGCAGAGGAAGACCACCCGGCGCGCGTGCCGGGCGATCTCCGCGAGCACCCCGGGCAGCGCTTCGCCGCTGTGCAGCGGCCAGATCAGGAACACCGCGTCCACCTCGCGCAGACTGCCGGTCAGGCTCTCCGGGCGGGCCAGATCCGCGCGATCTCGGGGCAGGGCAACGGCTTCCGCGCGAAGCTGGGTCATGACCTGGCGGCCGACGTTGCCGGTCGCCCCGGTCACCAGAACTCGTGTCGTCATGGCTGCACGGTCCGGCCCGGATGCGGATTCCCGCCCGTGAACTACGGTGATCCGGTGGAATCCGTCATTCTGGACGAGTTGGAGCGGGAAATCGTCACGACCCTCCAGCAGGACGGCCGCGCCCCGTTCAGCCGGATCGCCGGGGCGCTGGGCGTCTCGGAGAACACGGTGGCCCGCCGGTACCAGCGGCTGCGCTCGGCCGGGCTGCTGCGGGTGGTGGGCTCGGTGTACGGCCCGCTGGCCGGCTACACCTCGTGGACCCTGCGCATCCGCTGCACCCCGGACGCGGCGACCCCGATCGCCACCGCGCTGGCCCGTCGCCCGGACACCTTCTGGGTGCACCTGCTCTCCGGCGGCACCGAGATCTCCTGCCACGTCCAGGCGCGAACCGAGGCCGACCGGGACACCCTGCTGATGGACAAGCTGCCGCGCACCGCCAGGGTGCTGGACCTCAGCGCGCACGCCCTGCTCGGCGAGGCGGGACCCGTTGTGCCACTGGACGACGGCGACCACGCGCTGCTGGCGGCACTGGCCAGGGACGGCCGGACGAGGCACACCGAACTGGCGGCGGCCACGGGCTGGTCGGAGTCCACGGTGAAGCGGCGGATCGACGCGCTGCGGGAGAGCGGGGTGCTGGTGTTCGAGGTGGATGTGCCGCCCGCGGCGCTCGGGCTGCGTGCCGAGGCGCGGTTGTGGCTGACCGTGCGGCCCTCGGCGCTGCGCCGGGTCGCGGCGACGGTCGGCGGGCACCCGGAGGTGAGCTTCGCCGGGGTGACCACCGGGCGGACCAACCTGACCGCGATGGTGGCCTGCCGCGACGCCGGGGAGTTGTACCGGTACCTGACCGAGCGGGTGGGCGGGCTGGCCGGGGTGCACTCGATGGAGACCGCGCCGGTGGTGCGGACGGTGAAGCGGTCCGGGGCGCTGCTGCCGCGCTGAGGGGTCAGGTGGCCTGGGCGGAGTTCACAGCGCGTGCACGAGGACGGCACCGGTTCGGAGCGCGACCGCCGCGATGAGGCAGTCCATCATCGAACGAACGGTGTGGCCGGTTTTCCGCACCGCGCGGTACAACTCGGAGCCGGTGTGGAAGTCCACCGCCGGGTCAACGCCGAGCAGCGTGAGACTACTGAGCGCCTGGTCCAGCCGAATCAGCCGGAACCCGTCCAAACCCGACCGCACCTCCAAGATGACAGGTTCCGTGGTGGCCAAGGAACCAGGGTCACGCATCAGCTGCCGATCAGGCGCTGTTCCACGCGCACTCCGGGTTGTCGGCCCTCATCTGTTCCAGGTCACCCTCCCAGCCGATGCCTTCAAGAGACAGCAACTCTTCCGTGGTGATCTTGGGACCGACTAGCCTGCGCAAGGCGAAATCTACGGCGTCTTTCTTGGTCCTCAGGCCATATCGCCGCATGGCCTCGTCGACCAGCTCCTCATCGATGTCGATGGTTGTGCGCGCCATACACCAACTATGCACCTTGGAGGGTCTGGGCGGCGCGGACCAGGGCGGCGTTGTCCGGGGCCGGGGTGCCGTCGGGCAGCACCAGGGTGTCCTCCAGGCCGATCCGGCGGTGCAGGCCGAGGCGGACGGCTTCGGCGAGCACCGGCCAGGCGCCGCCCTCCTCGCCGTGCAGCAGGATCGGCAGGTCGGGTGGCAGGAAGTCCAGCGCGGCGAGCAGGTCGGTGGCGGCGGCCTGGGCGCGGTCGGGGTTGGTCTCCTGGACCTCGGCCAGCACCCGGACGGTGCCCGCCGGCACGCCCTCGACGCGCAGCAGGGCCGCGGCCTTGGTGGTGAACACGCCGAGCTCGATGCCGACGCCCGCGCGGTGCAGGGCGGCGCAGACCGGCAGCCAGCCGGGCTCGTGCACGTTCACCGAGGCCACGTCCGGGCGGCCGGCGGCCAGGCCGGACCAGCCTTCGACCAGCTCGGTGCGGCGCACCGGGTCCGGGGTGATCCAGGCGCCGGTGCTGACGCCGATCTCCACGCCAGGGGCGGCCGCGCGCACGGTGGCGACCACGGTGGCCAGCTCGGGACCGGCCAGGGTCTCCAGGCCGACCGCGTCCCTGGGGTGCAGGTGCACCGAGGTGACGCCCAGCTCGGCGACCTCGGCGACCGCGGTGGCCAGCTGCCAGGGGGTGATCGGCACGGCGGGGTGGGCCTCAGCGGGGCGGCTGCCGTTGGGGCAGCACTGAAGCAGGGGAAGCATGCGGCGCTCCTAGATCATTTCCCGGACGAAACCGTGCAGCAAGACTCCCGGGACCGGGGAGAAGTCGCGCGACGGCAACCGGGTGAACCCGTGCCGCCGGTACAGCCGGTGTGCCGCGGCCATGGTGGACGTGCTGCACATGACCACCCGGCTGACGCCCAGGTCAGCGGCCCGGTCCAGGACCGCGCGGAGCAGCTGTTCGCCGATGCCCTTGCCGTGCTGGGCCGGGTCGACGGCGAGCATCCGGAACTCCAGTTCACCCGGTTCGGACACCTCGGCGAACTCGGTGCCGGGCCGCACCACGGTCACCGTGCCCAGCAGCCGGCCCTCGTCATCGGCGGC from Crossiella sp. CA-258035 harbors:
- the gatB gene encoding Asp-tRNA(Asn)/Glu-tRNA(Gln) amidotransferase subunit GatB, translated to MTTDVTAELLPYSDVVERFDPVLGLEVHVELHTNTKMFCGCPTQFGADPNTQVCPTCLGLPGALPVVNGKAVESAIRIGLALNCEIAEWCRFARKNYFYPDMPKNFQTSQYDEPIAFNGYLDVVLDDGEIFRVEIERAHMEEDTGKSLHVGGATGRIHGAEFSLLDYNRAGVPLIEIVTKTIHGTGERAPEVARAYVSALRDLLKALDVSDVRMDQGSLRCDANVSLMPKGSSVLGTRSETKNVNSLRSVERAVHFEMRRHAAVLTSGGEVVQETRHFDESTGSTRPGRRKETSEDYRYFPEPDLVPIAPSREWVAELAQTLPELPWQRRKRIQAEWKLSDPELRDLVNAGALELVAATVEAGAAPDEARSWWVAYLSQQANTQGVDLADLAITPAQLARVIALVAEGKLTNKLARQVVDGVLAGEGEPDTVVEARGLVVVSDDSALLAAVDEALAAQPDIAEKIRSGKVAAAGAVVGAVMKATKGQADAKRVRELVLERCGQ
- a CDS encoding response regulator transcription factor; amino-acid sequence: MIRVLLADDQQPVRAALRLLLDAEPDIEVVGEAANGAEAVHLTRWRRPDVVLMDIRMPHQDGLAAIEELAGTPARILVLTTFDLDDYLYRALRAGAAGFLLKDNDPELLTTAIRAVHGGHGLIDPKVTSGLIRRFAELAPAPPGPELAALTDREREVLRALARGLSNAEIAAELAVGEGTVKTHVARVLAKLGLRTRVHAVIYAHEHDLG
- a CDS encoding type II toxin-antitoxin system VapB family antitoxin, which translates into the protein MARTTIDIDEELVDEAMRRYGLRTKKDAVDFALRRLVGPKITTEELLSLEGIGWEGDLEQMRADNPECAWNSA
- a CDS encoding amino acid-binding protein, which produces MSFLIRVQLPDRPGTLGAVASALGEIGADILSVDVVERGVGVAIDDLVVELPSGRLPDVLITAAESVEGVEVDAVRPYAGILNTHRELELVEEIAAEPRKGLEVFTEGVPRIIRAGWAVVVGNNGDGPYRLAASSAAPETKAIDLPWLPLAKATILDGEEPWVPETWQELGTELAATPLGNPDRVLLVGRPGGPMFRAAEVARLAHLAGIVAVVLPD
- a CDS encoding PQQ-dependent sugar dehydrogenase, with protein sequence MPAPGSKRRTSLIGMVALALLVSGCASFPEVRQADWTEQPRLQPQGAPPPGGGGGGGGPQPPTRPNTPVPPPDGCKDFDPSVVATCLDQVAAVAVLPDGQSALAAERVSGKILKVQPGKSPEEFARIPVDGAGGGGLTGLALSPSYAEDGLVFAYVTTGSDNRVVRIAKGDGPKPVLTGIPRGGRNNGGALARDRTGALLVATGNAGNGGAAGDPNSLAGKLLRISTSGKPADGNPNAGSTVVATGLTSPGGICSTTDHRTTWVTDRADKQDVVYKFALGKPLGTPAWTWPDRPGVAGCAAYSDRLSVALTTGAGMFNLAVSNTGAFTGRPETTLKGTYGQLGGVDLGPDGNAWVGTLNKAGGKPVSSDDRVFVLPPQGGGTGGND
- a CDS encoding PIN domain-containing protein, whose amino-acid sequence is MRDPGSLATTEPVILEVRSGLDGFRLIRLDQALSSLTLLGVDPAVDFHTGSELYRAVRKTGHTVRSMMDCLIAAVALRTGAVLVHAL
- the gatA gene encoding Asp-tRNA(Asn)/Glu-tRNA(Gln) amidotransferase subunit GatA translates to MTDLTRLTAAELAGKIHSREVSAVEVAQAHLDRVAAVDGAVHAFLHVDTEGALAAAEAVDKSIAAGETPASPLAGVPLALKDVLTIKGVPTTCGSKMLEGWIPPYDATVTRRLREAGVVILGKTNMDEFAMGSSTENSAYGPTHNPWDLDRIPGGSGGGSSAALAAFEAPLAIGTDTGGSIRQPGAVTGTVGVKPTYGGVSRYGLVAFSSSLDQAGPCARTVLDAALLHEVIAGHDPLDSTSLNVPVPPVVAAARQGATGDLSGLRIGVVSEFSGDGYQPGVLRSFEAAVAALEKLGAEVVEVSCPNFTYALPAYYLIAPSECSSNLARFDAMRYGLRVGGEDPALDAEQVMSLTREAGFGPEVKRRVILGTYALSAGYYDAYYGSAQKVRTLISRDFTSAFEQVDVLISPTTPTTAFRLGERTADPMAMYLADLCTIPANLAGNAAMSVPSGLSDEDGLPVGLQIMAPALADERMYRVAAAYEVARNDAEGGAQIHRVPDLAAGVR
- a CDS encoding Lrp/AsnC family transcriptional regulator, with the protein product MESVILDELEREIVTTLQQDGRAPFSRIAGALGVSENTVARRYQRLRSAGLLRVVGSVYGPLAGYTSWTLRIRCTPDAATPIATALARRPDTFWVHLLSGGTEISCHVQARTEADRDTLLMDKLPRTARVLDLSAHALLGEAGPVVPLDDGDHALLAALARDGRTRHTELAAATGWSESTVKRRIDALRESGVLVFEVDVPPAALGLRAEARLWLTVRPSALRRVAATVGGHPEVSFAGVTTGRTNLTAMVACRDAGELYRYLTERVGGLAGVHSMETAPVVRTVKRSGALLPR
- a CDS encoding alpha/beta fold hydrolase, with product MTKTLRLLAVAAGAAVAVLHAPPATAAPALTWRDCGSGLQCAELSVPTDHANPRGSRFDLALARYPARDPATRLGSIVVNPGGPGAYLHLLPQLGGQFADLTQWFDVVLFDPRGMGRSAGITCPTGAPIPLEWTFPDEAAYRAHVARSREFGAGCATAAGPLAGKLDSWQVAHDLDAIRAALGESKLRYLGNSYGTVFGQAYLSLFPHRSGRFFLDSVYDHTNRSQRDWAASRAEVAERNLHRFGDWCARTPDCALHGRDLVKVWTDLVARAERQPIPAPDAKFGGPGTASRIVSSTHSDFERDWPRLAQAIAEADAGDASKLVGVPAIPVETDVNRQINCADFPYATDYREVSRIVAGIRATVAPLLGWRHTWVNVLKCAGLPEVTPFAPQPIPPAHRPPSLLADGIHDSVTTVDYGRRVTAQLPGSRHIAVVGGHANYLYAGNRCLRGHVHRYLTTGALPPAGLTCPANT
- a CDS encoding histidine kinase, producing the protein MNDATLAGIAFLALLGGVLLERGELSWPPVLLSLALSLPLTLRRRYPVAVAVACAAVAFVGTGLPGWSGRTVAAAAFCSAVYHRGEKFGPVVALSVGWTVLYGLSAPAPPSTPVLTEAVLLGLAPVAAGVALRLHRERVRSAVALRQAELARVVADERLRIARDVHDAVGHHLTAIRLQAMAARRVPEAAPAALALITDLSATALTETRGLLAELREDPGLDQVTELAARLARSGPRITVRGLEIGVPELVGRHAYRIVQEALTNVLRHSAATEVEVELRRTGTELVITVCDNGRSVGEPRPGHGLRGLAERAALLGGTCTAGPAGDGWLVRAVLPWEPR
- the gatC gene encoding Asp-tRNA(Asn)/Glu-tRNA(Gln) amidotransferase subunit GatC; the encoded protein is MPTISRDEVAHLARLARLAVTDAELDLFAGQLDGIIQAVAKVGEVAAEDVPPTSHSVPLTNVFRADEITPSLPREDALAAAPAAEDGRFRVPRILGEA